From the Haliaeetus albicilla chromosome 6, bHalAlb1.1, whole genome shotgun sequence genome, the window cgccgccgccgccgccggaggACGACCTCTCCCGCTGCTTCTACTCCGGCACCGTTAACCGGGACCCCAGCTCCGCCGCCGCCCTCAGCCTCTGCGCGGGGATGCGCGGCGCCTTCTCCCTGCGGGGCCGCCAGTACCTCATCCAGCCGGCCCCCGGCACCGCGCACCGCCGCGGCGCCCACCTCCTCCGCCTCCGCGGGAgccgccgggccgcccccgCTGCCCGCTGCGCCGTGGCCCAgacggaggcggcggcggcggggccggagccggagccCGCCGGGCACGCAGGTACCGCCGGGGCGTCGCGCCGCCCTCCGCGGGGACGGGCAGGgatgggcagggcagggcagggcaggggagggagcgggggatCTGCCTCGTCCCGCGCCCGCCTGCGCCCCGGCCCCGACGGGGGCTGACGGCGGGGCCCCGGCCGGTGCTTCCCCCTCATCCCCACCCCGAGAGGCGGCGGGGGGATGCTCCCACCTGGGTGCAGGTGTTGCCCCTCCACCCGGCGGCGCGCTGGAGGGGTTATTCAGCCGGGGCTGCCGAAGTCCGGGGGCGGGAGCCGGGCGCAGAGCCGTGGGGTACATCCCTTAGGTGCAGATGATGAGTATCAGCGGGTTTGGGGTTCGTTACGGTGGTCTCTTGCAGCGGCACGTCTCTGGTGCTCACCTGcactttccttccctctccctccctttttttaatgcagaaacgagaagcagaaggaagaagaggttCGTGTCCAGCCCCCGCTATGTGGAGACCATGCTGGTAGCCGACCAGTCCATGGCCGAGTTCCACGGCAGCGGGCTGAAGCACTATCTCCTGACGCTGCTCTCCGTGGCGGCCAAGCTGTACAAGCACCCCAGCATCCGCAACTCCATCAGCCTCGTGGTGGTGAAAATCATGGTCATTTACGAGGAGCGGAAGGGACCCGATATCTCTTCCAACGCGGCCTTGACTTTGAGAAACTTCTGCAGCTGGCAGAAACAGCACAACCCGCCCAGTGACCGGCACGCAGAGCACTACGACACAGCAATCCTCTTCACCAGGCAGGTGAGGGACACAGAGGTCAAATCTATCCCCACACCCATTGCTCCCTACCCCAAGAGGCCCCCTCTGCCAGGAGAGCTCCAAAAGAGTGCTCAGAGGCAGTCTTGTGTCATTGCAGCTTCAGCGAAGTAGGCTGAGAATGAAATgaactgctttttatttagtcgtttattttgctctttgcaCCATCTCAGGTGAAACTCACAGTATGTGCAACGTATTTCTGCCTTGTATATTTTTAGTAGATTTAGTATGGaaattatgcattttatttctacGTGTAACCCTTGTGTATGTTCCAAAGACAGATTTTTGCCATTATACCCATTGAAGTGCTGAATATTTATGCTCTTTCCATAAGTAAAGGCAAACTGCCAGGGCTGGATGTTTCTTGCCAAGGTTAAGTCTCTGATCTGATTAATAatgaaactgcctttttttacAGGACCTCTGCGGTGCCAAGACATGTGATACTCTTGGGATGGCTGATGTGGGAACAGTTTGTGATCTAAACCGCAGTTGCTCTATCATAGAAGATGATGGTTTACAGGCTGCCTTTACAACAGCCCACGAACTAGGTACTTGAAACTTTGAAAGGCGATTTCACGTGATTAATTGAAGCCAGCTCGATGCCGTAAAGCCAAGAACTGCCTAGCCTGCACCGCAGGCTCGCCCTGCGGGGCACGGAGCACCCTGTGCTCCCTGGGGCAGTCGGTAGGAGGCAAAGCTTTGCCTTGTGGCAGGGTTGAACTGTGGAAAGCAAATCCTGGCTGCACAGCATTGTCTGCAAGAGCTGTGTATTTGActgactgcagaaaaaaaagcatgtgagAAGCCTGTGAGGGGAGCGAAGATACAGTGTCGCCTGCTTAAAATTTCACAATATTCAGATTCAGGTTATTATTTAAAGACCAAGCTATGAGCTGCTCTAgagtaatatttaaaatagtattGGTAATGCATAGGATAGACTTCCTAAAATCACGAacgttccttttttttttttttttttaaggccacGTGTTTAACATGCCTCATGACGATGCAAAGCAGTGTGCTGGTATTAATGGAATAAGCCGGGATTTCCACATGATGGCATCTATGCTTTCCAATCTGGATCGTAGCCAGCCGTGGTCTCCATGCAGTGCCTACATGATTACAACATTTTTGGATAACGGTCATGGTAAGATTATTAAGCTTTCCATTCATGTGGTATTTAAGCTCTTGTGCTTTACTGCtttgagcttttttctttctttctttctttttcatttttcttaatggaGTGCTTTCTGCTACAGCATAGAGTTAACCTTTTGCATGCTGCCAATGAATTTAGAAGACCATTAGTTTTACAAAAATGGTGGCACAAATTGGCTCAAATACTTAGGTTACAAAGCAAATGCAGTTCCCTTTTGAAACCGACTTCACTGACAGcattgtctgcttttttttgttttcttttttcttccttttcaggtGAGTGTTTGTTGGACAAGCCCCACAAACCGATCCAGCTCCCTTCTGACTTGCCTGGCACATTGTATGATGCCAACAGACAGTGccagtttacatttggagaTGAGTCCAAGCACTGCCCCGATGCAGCCAGTACGTGTACGACGCTGTGGTGTACTGGCACTTCTGGAGGACTGCTTGTGTGCCAAACCAAACACTTCCCTTGGGCAGACGGCACCAGTTGTGGGGAAGGGAAGTGGTGCATGAATGGCAAGTGTGTGAATAAAACTGAGAAGAAGCATTATGATgtaagtattaaaaaagaaatcagaatataGCTTGGGTTGCAGAGTAGCACGGGTAATGCTTCAGTGGGAGTAATTAGTTAATAGGGCTTGAATAAATGGAGGCAATTTAGAGCTATTTTTTACAAGTGGCTTAGGTAAAAATGAGCATGATTATGGGGtttgtgctttggttttgttttgcttttactgtattaatgtttttgttttgcttgttatTCCAGACACCAGTGCATGGgagctgggggtcctgggggccATGGGGAGAGTGCTCCCGCACTTGCGGCGGTGGAGTGCAGTACTCCTTCAGGGAGTGCGACAACCCCATCCCGAGGAATGGGGGGAAATACTGTGAAGGGAAGCGCGTGCAATACAGATCATGTAACATCGAGGACTGTCCGGGCAATGATGGtaatcttttccccctttttgaGGTGGAGGAAGGGTATCTCATGGAGGAAGAGCATGTACAGATGATCTAATGTCCACCTGtctttcctctgcctgcaggcaaAACCTTTAGGGAGGAACAATGTGAAAAGCACAATGAGTTTTCCAAGTCTCCCTTTGGAAGTGGACCTGCAGTGGAGTGGACACCCAAGTTTGCTGGTGTCTCCCCGAAGGACAGATGCAAGCTGGTCTGCCGAGCAAAAGGAACAGGATACTTCTTTGTTTTACAGCCAAAGGTATTTCAAAACTACACCTCTCCCATCTAATCATGAAtaggatttttatttcctctaacTCTTCATGTAAAGTTAAGAGTCAAGCAGTGTAGAAATCTGAAATTACGTCTTTCTCGTATTTAAGCTAggttcttccttctcctcttcctacATGTACAGCTTGATCAGTGCAAGCATGCTTTAAATATTCTGGCACAGTCCTTCCAGTTATTTCACACATACCGCCTCTTCTACCCACTCCACCCtagtttcctttcctctccttccaccAATTTGATTACATTGAGATATGTTTGGAAAACCAGGGGGGGGTTCTTTGCCAAAACATTGGTGCTTTCTCATACCAGTTACTAATATGCTGACAgcttaaaataaacaacaggaaaaatgttCATCTTGCATAGCTACTTGAACTCACTGTCATAAGCTGTTGAGAGCCAAGAACTACCAGGGCAATGACACAGATGTTTTTTTGTAGAGCAGTACTCCTAGAAATAAAGCATACATTGAACAccattaaaagtaatttttgtccTGTACTTCAAGGACATGACTACCTTCTAGTGACATTagaaaacaacatttctttctttatatgaAATCAGCAAAGCAGttctgtgaggtttttttgggggggaggagtggTAACAAAAACTGAAAGTGGTTGTTTTCTCCTGTCACGATGGCATCATTTTTGCAAGTGAGATGAAGTAGCACTACATAGTTCCAACTATCAATgagctgctttggtttttaatttcaaaagccCTGAAAATACAGGTGCTGCAGGTCTTCCACCTGTccatattttgcattttgtatGTGTCTGTATTATTATGCGATTTCAATGCAGTGTGCATCTTCTAATCAAACTCCCTACTGCTTGTGTCCTGTTGAGGTTGTGGATGGTACCCCGTGTAGCCCTGATTCCACCTCAGTCTGCGTCCAGGGACAGTGCGTAAAGGCTGGCTGCGACCGCATGATAGGATCCAATAAGAAGTTTGACAAATGCGGTATCTGTGGTGGCAATGGATCCACTTGCAAGAAAGTGTCTGGCACACTTGTTAGAGCAAAGTGAGTATATGactgctgctgttattttgtTCTGATGAATGTTTTGTGCGTGTAAGATTTGGGTTTCCAAGTCAGTGAGATATTGTCCCAGTTTATCATTGGAACTGAGATTGGATCTGTCAGAGCCATCTGACTGAAGATAACTTACAGCGAGATCCCAGTGAGAGAAAGCCCCTTACACATGGGCATGCCTCTGCCATAGCGATAACATGGGATGTGACTTTGCAAATCCCTTAATCCATTAACTCGATTATGTTGGCAGCTCATAAGCTTAAGGCTTCAAATGAAATTCAGTCCTGTGCCGGGtagctgcttctctttcccagGGAAGAGTAGAGGATTcagtgtttccctttttttcttggacAGACCTGGCTACCATGATGTTGTCACCATTCCAGCTGGGGCAACGAACATTGAGGTGAAGCAGCGAAACCACAGGGGCGCAAGGCATGACGGCAGCTTCCTCGCCATCAAAGCTGCAGATGGCACCTACATCCTCAACGGTGATTACACCCTGTCAACGCTGGAGCAGGACATCACCTACAAGGGCAGCGTGCTGAGGTACAGCGGCTCCTCTGCCGCCCTGGAGAGGATCCGCAGTTTCAGCCCTCTGAAGGAGCCTCTGACCATCCAGGTCCTCACGGTGGGGGACCTGCCACAGCCCAAGATCAAGTTCACCTATTTCGTGAAGAAGCCCACACAGCCTGGGTCGGAGAAGGCGcccagcagaaagaaagagtCCTTCAATGCCATTAGGGAGATCATCTCCTCCGAGTGGGTCATCGAGGAGTGGGGCGAGTGCTCCAAGTCGTGCGGCTCAGGCTGGCAGCGGCGGGCAGTGGAGTGCCGGGACCCTCGGGGGCGGCCAGCCACAGACTGTGCCCGGGAGCTGAAGCCCAGCGACGTCCGTCCCTGCGCTGACGTGCCCTGCCCACAGTGGCAGCTGGGGGACTGGTCGCCCTGCTCTAAGACATGCGGGAAAGGTTTCAAGAAGAGATTgttgaaatgtatttcttaCGACGGCAGCGTGCTGCCACAAGACAGCTGTGAGCCTTCCAAGAAACCGAAACACCTAATAGACTTCTGCAATGTTACAGACTGCAGTTAAATAGTATAAGTTGGGaaagctaaattttttttattattttttttttccttcagaacaatgcactgaaaaaaagagggctggaggcagcacaTGTGTTTCTGCATACAGAATTCATGGTGAGGATCCGTTGAGGTGGGACAGTGCAAATAGCTTtagttggctttgcatcctaAAAATACCCTGCCAACTGAAAATTTGATAGGATAGCAGACCCATGTCACTCACTCGTCTTCAGCAGATAAGGCCCGAGGGCATtataattgcctttttttaagtctgttataaattaaacaaaacatgaGCAGTGCCCAAGAAACGTTTAAGCAAAGATTTGGGTGTTCggttatttttcccttcttttggATTTATATTGTGGTACTGATGAAGTCCCCATTTGTAGGAAGGGGAGGGTAAGGGGAGCGGAAAAGATAGCTTAAAATAATTGGTCAGGGCTTACCTACCTCACGAAGGGCAAAAAACAGAATTGGAAAAGGAGCTTTAACTGTCATTCATGGCTGCTA encodes:
- the ADAMTS1 gene encoding A disintegrin and metalloproteinase with thrombospondin motifs 1, with translation MRTGGRLPVPALLPALAALLGLCSAERPAERQALVVPRRLGAAGGRERFRLEAFGERLTLELEPDSSFLAPDFTLQYLGGPPPPPPPPEDDLSRCFYSGTVNRDPSSAAALSLCAGMRGAFSLRGRQYLIQPAPGTAHRRGAHLLRLRGSRRAAPAARCAVAQTEAAAAGPEPEPAGHAETRSRRKKRFVSSPRYVETMLVADQSMAEFHGSGLKHYLLTLLSVAAKLYKHPSIRNSISLVVVKIMVIYEERKGPDISSNAALTLRNFCSWQKQHNPPSDRHAEHYDTAILFTRQDLCGAKTCDTLGMADVGTVCDLNRSCSIIEDDGLQAAFTTAHELGHVFNMPHDDAKQCAGINGISRDFHMMASMLSNLDRSQPWSPCSAYMITTFLDNGHGECLLDKPHKPIQLPSDLPGTLYDANRQCQFTFGDESKHCPDAASTCTTLWCTGTSGGLLVCQTKHFPWADGTSCGEGKWCMNGKCVNKTEKKHYDTPVHGSWGSWGPWGECSRTCGGGVQYSFRECDNPIPRNGGKYCEGKRVQYRSCNIEDCPGNDGKTFREEQCEKHNEFSKSPFGSGPAVEWTPKFAGVSPKDRCKLVCRAKGTGYFFVLQPKVVDGTPCSPDSTSVCVQGQCVKAGCDRMIGSNKKFDKCGICGGNGSTCKKVSGTLVRAKPGYHDVVTIPAGATNIEVKQRNHRGARHDGSFLAIKAADGTYILNGDYTLSTLEQDITYKGSVLRYSGSSAALERIRSFSPLKEPLTIQVLTVGDLPQPKIKFTYFVKKPTQPGSEKAPSRKKESFNAIREIISSEWVIEEWGECSKSCGSGWQRRAVECRDPRGRPATDCARELKPSDVRPCADVPCPQWQLGDWSPCSKTCGKGFKKRLLKCISYDGSVLPQDSCEPSKKPKHLIDFCNVTDCS